The segment ATCTTGCCCTTCAGGATATCGCCACAGCGGCAGCCCGCAAGGGGTTTGACTTCCTTGAGTTCCAACCCCAACTGCTTCATGGCGTCGTACTGCTCGTAGGCTTCGGACAGAACCAGCCCACTGCCCGGAATCATACCGATACCACGCCACAGGGCGTCGGCCTCGGTGAAGACCTCATTCATGATCTCGACGGCACGCGGATTGCCGATATCATGCACGGCACGAGTATAAAGGTTCACAACCTCAGCGCGCCCTTCGTTGCGCTGGCGAATAATCTCCAACAGGGATTGCAGTACATCGAGCGGGTCGAAGCCCGTGACCACGGCAGGCAGCCCGAACTCCTTGGCGATGAACTGATACGGCTCGATACCCACGATGGTCGACACATGCCCAGGCATGATCAGCCCCTGCAACCTGATCTCAGGATCGGAACCCAGGGCACGGATGGCAGGCGGCACCAGCTTGTGGAAAGAGAGCACCAGAAAATTATCAAGCCCCATCCTGCGGGCCATCTGCAAGGTGGCAGCCACGGTGGGGGCAGTGGTCTCGAAGCCCACGCCCAGGAACACGACCTTGGCGTCCGGGTTTTCCTTGGCAATGGTCAGAGCATCCATGGGCGAATAGATCACGCTGACGCGTGCGCCTTCGGCCTGGGCTTTTTTCAGGTTTCCGCCGCCGGGACCGGGCACACGAATCAGGTCGCCAAAGGTGGTCACGATCACATCATCTCGCGCGGCCAGTTCCAGGAACAGAGCGACCTCGGAATCATGGGTCACACAGACCGGACAACCGGGACCGGATAAATGAATTATCTTGTCCGGCAACAGAGTATGCAGTCCACTGCGAAAAATGGAAACGGTATGAGTGCCGCAGACTTCCATGAACCGAAGTTCATCTTTGAGTTCCGCGTGAATCTTGTCCAGAAGGGTCTTGCAAAGGGCGGGATCGCTGAACTTATCAAGAATACTCACAGATGCTCCCTTGGCCGGTGGCGGGCCTGATAGACGGTTTTCCCCCAGGCCAAAATGATGGATATTCACCCACGAATCACAGCCTGAGGTCCGGGCTTACTACGAAAGGCTATATGACTTCAAGCCGCCCTCTTTATTTTTCCGCGCCAGATTGATAGAACCGCCTGACGGCGCAACGGCGCCATACTTCTGCCAAGGAAACAAAGCGCCCCATGCCCTCTCCAAACAAGGCCAAAAACGAACAGCACAAAAACACCGGCATGCCGACCTTCCGGGCCGTACCGCCGGAGTTGATTCCGTTGCCCCAACCCGCCATGGGACTGGTCCCCAGCGATGCTCAGTGTGACGAACTGTGCACCAGCTACGCCATGCCGGACCACATCCGGGCGCACAGTCACAAGGTGGCCGAAGCGGCAACGGACCTGGCTCTGAGAGCAGAAGAAAAGGGGTTGCTCACCGCCACGGAAGTCCAAGCCGTTCGCGCCTCGGCTCTGCTTCACGATCTGGGCAAGATGTACTGCATCGAGCATGGGGGACACCACGCCCAGCTCGGAGCCGTATGGGTCCAGGCCGAAACAGGTAATCCCGCCATCGCTCAGGGGGTCCTGCACCATGTCTGGTGGCCATTCGACGTTGACCCTACACGATATTTTCTGCCTCTGGTCGTGCTGTATGCGGACAAGCGAGTCACACACGACGGTTTCGTCTCGCTGGGCGGTCGGTTCACGGACCTGTTCGAACGCTACGCCAAGACAGCTCTGGCCAGGGAACGAATCACCATTTGCATGGACCAGGCCAAGGCCGTGGAACACACTTTAAGCGAACTCTTGGGGGTCAAGCTCCATGCGTATACTTTTGATCGCGGGCGGCTGGTCGACTGAGCGGGAAGTTTCCCTCTCCGGCGCACGCGGCATCCGCGCAGCCTTGAAAAACCTCGGGCACGAAGTCATGGATTTCGATCCCTCAACGGACCTTGGCGAACTGTTCACCAAGGCCCGCCAATGCGATTTTGCCTTTATCAATCTGCATGGTTCCCCTGGCGAAGATGGTCTGTTCCAGGCCATGCTTGAAACCGTGAACTGTCCCTATCAGGGCAGCAACCCAACGGCTTCATTCCTGGCGCTGAACAAGGCGGCCTCCAAGGCTGTCTTCCGCGATCTGAACCTGCCGACGCCGGATTGGGAGTTCCTGCCCACGCCCCCGGGCAACGATTGGGCACCACAACTGGAATACCCGCTATTTGCCAAACCCAATCTTGGCGGCTCCAGCCTGGGCATGACGCTGGTCAACGGACCGGAAGACCTCCAGGATGCACTGAAGACCATCTACGACATGGGCGAAGAGGCTCTGCTGGAAGCCTATATCAAAGGCATAGAGATCACCTGTGGAGTGCTGGACGACACCGCCCTGGCTCCCATCCTGATCTGCCCCAAGGATGGCGCATCATTTTTCGACTACGCCAGCAAATACATCGCAGGAAAATGCGACGAGATCTGCCCCGCACCCATCCCGGATTCACTGACAAAATCAATTCAGGACATCACCCTGAAGGCACATCGCTGC is part of the Desulfovibrio ferrophilus genome and harbors:
- a CDS encoding D-alanine--D-alanine ligase family protein, with translation MRILLIAGGWSTEREVSLSGARGIRAALKNLGHEVMDFDPSTDLGELFTKARQCDFAFINLHGSPGEDGLFQAMLETVNCPYQGSNPTASFLALNKAASKAVFRDLNLPTPDWEFLPTPPGNDWAPQLEYPLFAKPNLGGSSLGMTLVNGPEDLQDALKTIYDMGEEALLEAYIKGIEITCGVLDDTALAPILICPKDGASFFDYASKYIAGKCDEICPAPIPDSLTKSIQDITLKAHRCLKLSGYSRADFMVVGNAPYLLEINTLPGMTPTSLIPQEAAEAGYSFEDLIAKLIELGMSRSQA
- a CDS encoding HD domain-containing protein; the encoded protein is MPSPNKAKNEQHKNTGMPTFRAVPPELIPLPQPAMGLVPSDAQCDELCTSYAMPDHIRAHSHKVAEAATDLALRAEEKGLLTATEVQAVRASALLHDLGKMYCIEHGGHHAQLGAVWVQAETGNPAIAQGVLHHVWWPFDVDPTRYFLPLVVLYADKRVTHDGFVSLGGRFTDLFERYAKTALARERITICMDQAKAVEHTLSELLGVKLHAYTFDRGRLVD
- the hypD gene encoding hydrogenase formation protein HypD — protein: MSILDKFSDPALCKTLLDKIHAELKDELRFMEVCGTHTVSIFRSGLHTLLPDKIIHLSGPGCPVCVTHDSEVALFLELAARDDVIVTTFGDLIRVPGPGGGNLKKAQAEGARVSVIYSPMDALTIAKENPDAKVVFLGVGFETTAPTVAATLQMARRMGLDNFLVLSFHKLVPPAIRALGSDPEIRLQGLIMPGHVSTIVGIEPYQFIAKEFGLPAVVTGFDPLDVLQSLLEIIRQRNEGRAEVVNLYTRAVHDIGNPRAVEIMNEVFTEADALWRGIGMIPGSGLVLSEAYEQYDAMKQLGLELKEVKPLAGCRCGDILKGKMAPNKCPLFGKACTPAKPVGPCMVSTEGSCAAYFKYHTDL